The genomic stretch TAGATAGTACTGAGCTAATGCCTttgcagagaaaaaagagagagagaaaaaaaaaggcctcacCCAAAGGATAACTGAACTTGGCTGCACCACATGCTGTAAGAAAttctgcctttccctttctcagTAGTTTTCCTGTTTTAGCTGCTAGATGGACCCCAGATCCTTCCAAGTGCTTGGGTGCCTTGCTCCCAGTTAAACCCCAAATGATTAAGAACCTGAAAGCCTCTGATTTTGATGACTTGGACCCTTGTTTCTTGCTGCCTCTGTCATTTACTGATGAGTTATGTTTCCCACAGATTCCGTGACTGAAGCTACAGTATGATATGCCCTGCGCTGCTTCACATCAGAGTTAAATGTGACCTTTTCATCTTGGACCCATCTCTAAGCATGAGAAATGCTTGTTGCACCTGACCACCAAACCACACAGCATTGAAACACAAGCTGCAGTTACCAAAGAGCAGGTAGCTGGCTGCAGTTGTCACAAAATGACTTTCAGAAAGTCAAACTACAGCAACAGCAGCCAGAAGAGACAAAGATTTCATTATATCACTGCTGTTGGCTTCTCTGGATATAAGAACTGTGAGCATAGAGGGCTTCATTTTCTGTTCGAACTTACTCGGCTTTACCTTTGAGCACCAGTGGTTGTTATGCCTCTTTTCAGTAAACTTGTGCCTAGTGTTTGGGGTGGATGGTTGCCTGCATGCTGATGCTTCCCCACCATTAGTGGATGTCTTGCATCTGTTTGACCAAAGAATGGAAGCCCTTCTGACCAGGCGTATTTCAGCACAGCCAAGGAAATATATAAACCAGCTGTGACTGTAGTTTTGGGGGAAGAGTTTTGCCTCCTAAGAACAGGCAAATAGGCACCAACTCATTTCAGCCTGGTGGCTTCAAAGTTTGGGGAGGCTAACATTTTTCTGATAAAGTTGAATTCAGTGCATTAATTTCCCGAGGGGTTCACCTTATATCTAGGGAAAATATCTTTGCTGGTATAAGACAGCGCTGTTAATCACATGGGTAGATTAACAGTAGTAGCTTAGAGAAAAAGGCTTTAAGGATAGCAGAGAGAAGTAGACCTCATAAAAGCTCAGGAGGTCTTCTGACTCTGAACAGTCACACAGCTCACCGCTGACCTTCAGTGTTCatttgtgtgtgcatgggggTAATACAATCccaaaacagtttgaaaaaacaaacaaagcaaatggTACCAAAAGACACAACACTCCAACTGtgcagatatatttttaattggaGCAACAGAGTTTCTGCAATGCAAATGTACCTGCTTACCTCCCTCCCTGCAGGGAAGAAGTGATTGCCAATGCCTTTTAGAGGAAAGGTGCCAGGCTGTTAGATATTTGGGGAAGGGTAGGATGAGGGCAACAGGGATGGGTTGTAAGAGTATTTTTTGGAGTATGTATGTCAAGTATCCTTTTAGTAGTAAGATAAGAATTATCTTTCCCCAATTCTCAGTGATAAAATTCTCACTGTGAGATCATGTGCAGAAGGTCAATGGATAGGAAGCAAATACCAATACCATTTCCTCTGTGTTCATCAATTCTCAGCACAGGATGCTTAATGCATGAAAAGCAAGAACCAACTCTCTGTAGCTGCAGTCAGGAGCACAGAAGTAAAGGAGGAGCAATGACTCCGGCTGCTGAGGACCATTGGCAGAGGATGGGGGGAGCTTACAGCAAGCTGGCTGGTGCAAGAAACCTGCATCGCCCATCAACGCAAGAGCTGCTTTGAAAGTTGGTGGGAGGACCACGTACACCATTTTTCTGCTTGCCATCACGGCCGTCACAGGATCCACAGATAATTCTGGCAGTGCTTTGGCACCATGTGTCTGttggggtggaggaaggggaatGTATCAGAGCAAAGTCttctcagttcttctgtgagttcttttggggggaaaaaaaaaggaggggggggatcTTTATAAATTTCTGAAGGGCATATATGATGGAAAACCAATAACctgaaaaccaaaacatttctagctGCAGCTAGATCTTTTCAGCTGTCAGCCAAGAAGGTGCTAGATTTAGGCTTTTCAATGACTCGATGAGAAGTGGTAGTAATTTTCTTGGAAtagaatatttttcataataattAAGACACTCATTAAAAACCTCAGTCTGCACTGAAAAACATGCTCGATGGGAGGTTCTCTGATCAGCTTAAGCGCCTTGTCAAGCTTTACTCTGGTCTCAGTGGCTGGTCTTGTCAAATGAAGTATACTGGGATTTTATTACATTAGATTCAGATGAAACATTGTAAGATTTAATGATAAATCTTTCTCCTTTCCAAGCTCAGTTAAATCCTTTCAAAAGCAAGCTCCAAAAACATGGGATCTGAAAACACACCTATAACCTTTCTCCTCCCTACCCTACACTAACAATATAAATTCATGTTTGTTTCTGATGTTTGGTTTTTGTTAGGACCAGGCAAGGAAGAAAGTCACAGGGCAGTGATCTATGAGGAGATCTATGTGATCTTTGCATCTAACAGAAAACAGGAATGTGGTTTTATCCAGTTAAATGTCATACTTACTCCTTTACTACCTGATTTGATACCACTATAATCAGAGGAATTAGTTCATATATGCTTTGAAGTGACAAGGCAGAATATGTCCCCTGGCCTGGAACTGATTAGGAAGGCCACTTATGTCCAGCACAAAATTAGAGTGAATGTCATCAAACATCTATTTTTATCCTGTATTGGGCAGTGATGCTGAGGGAAAAGCAGCCTGAGAGCTCTTCCCACATAGATGGGCTCTGCAGCTCAGCCAGCTTTGCTTCCCAGTCATGTTATTTATCCACTGCATTAGGAAGGGGACTTTACAGAGGAAGGGACTAAAAAGGAGGACAGATGTATGGGGACAGAGACATGCATTTCGTTATCCATCCCTGTCTAAGAAGAGAGACACAGCTCTGGGGCTGGCAGAGACAGAGCATCACTCGAGAGCGTAACGGTGCAGACACTTCCCTGTGAAGCACAGAACACAGCTCCAAGGCTATGAGTAACGTCCGCAGGCACCTTTTCACAcgtctttctctttctgtgtctcCTCCAGGGAACAACAAGAAGTCAGCAGCAGTGGGTGACAGCTTTGCACTGATATGCTCTAATAAATCAGATGTAATTATGGTAACCTGGAAAATAAGCCCCAAGACTGGAGGCCACTGCACCTTGGGATACAGGGCTGATCTGAACCAGACAAACAGAACAAACTGCACTGAGAACATGAGCTGGAAATCGAGACCAGATCGCGACCCTACCCTTCAGATACAGCCAGTGGGAAGGGCCAGTGAGGGAAATTACATCTGCGAGATGGCCACCAGGGAGGGGAATTTCCACCAGACCTACCACCTGACTGTGCTAGGTAAGGGACTCCTTCCTCATTTTACAGTTCTCCAGAGAATCACGTCCAAGCCTGGACAGAGAAagctcctctctctccccaagCACAGGAGGAAGCGGGCAGTAAGAGGAGCATTGCTGCTGGGACAAACTgtaatgcatttcatttctagTCCCTctgtttctcccctccccttATTTGCCCAAactcttttcccttctgctgacCCCTTTTCCACTGTACAGTTAGAAAAGACAGGTAGGAAGAAACTTCCAAGGTACTGAGGAAAGAGTCTGCATGCCCATCTGGTTATCCTGTGAAGTCAGTTAGGAAGATGCTACTGCTTTAAAATATCCAACATGCGTCAGAGTAACGGCTCCAGCTACTGTGACCTTCTCTCAAACACAGGATGGTATTGCCCAGATAGTAAGAACGGCCCCATTTCCTCCTATGCTGGCATTCAAATCCATTTTAAACCATGCGTACTTAGGACAAAAGTCTAATTGAGCCACCTATTTTGCATCATTCCCTACACCAGTGTCCAGGGATACCTTCTCTAATGGTACATGGCTGTGGCAACACCGCTGAATCTGGGACAGTTGCCCGAGATGAAAAAAGATGCACGATCTTTGTGCCTGTGACTTTGGCACATGTCGCTGTGATAAAAGGGCACCTCCCACCTTATTCTCCTCTTTTCACTGTGTTCATTTGGGGTGAGGAATAAGAACATCCGATCACAACTGCAGCAAACTAACTCCACGTGTCTCCCCTTCCCGATGCTTCGCAGTCCCCCCTGAGCTGACCGTGTACTGTGACAGCCGTGGGAACCCTGTGTGCAAGGCAGTGGCAGGGAAGCCGGCTGCTCAGATCTGGTGGGTCCCAGCGAGCAGCTCCAGGCCTGAGGAGGAAGACCATGGTGACGAGACAGTGACCATTCTCAGCACGTTCACGGGAAATGGCACCGATGTGAATAGTGCAACCTGCTTTGTGTCCCACCCAGCTATGAGCTACAACCAGTCCATAGCCTGCCCCTCAAGTAAGCTTTCCTCTATGCATTCTGCATTCAAAATCCCAGCAAACGTCTGTGTGCTAAAACAAACATCAGTAGCACTGGATGGGTTACAGCAGGAACCATGCAGCTGAGCTGAAGTTTCCACTGAGCAATTtgtcaggaggaagaaaaatagtgCTGTCAGAACTGAAAAGTGCTCTGTGAAATTTTAGGTGAGGATTTGGATGTTGTAATCTTCCTTTCCACAGAGAGGGTTAAATGGAAAGACAGGATCTGATTCAGAGGCTCATGACATTGAAAGATGTCAGTTGTGCATCACCCACGTCTATTTATCTTAATCTGATAGTACCATTACTTCTTGCTAATTATTGGGTCACACATAGCTTGCAACAGGAAGACTGAAACCCAGCTGACTGCTTCCAAGAGGCTGGCTATTAGGTCAAGGCATTAGTACTTCACAGTGGCTGGGAAATCGTGTGCAACCATATGTACTTTGCTGAAATACTCAGCTAGAAGAGAGTCAGAGCTGATATATGCTGGTATGCACATATAAGGCCTGCAGCTGGACTGTAGGAAGTGGTAAAAAGGGCAATCTAATTAGTGCCTGGACAGCTAAATACAAGGCTCCTCTGAAGGGGATGGGGGGTTATCATTTATTCTGAGATCTCTGCCTGTCACTATATTCCATCTACCTCACATCATCCTCCAAAGTACAGTGTAGAGATAATATTGTCTCAAAGATGTAACCCTGACAGAGATACAAGATGAATGGTCTGTGAGTCATGTACCTAAAAGAGCAACTGTTTCTCTTTAGACAGTTGGCCATGGCTTTCTCACCCTGCCATCAACCTTTCTGGTCTCCTGGGCCTCCTTCCACTTTGGGCTGTTCTTCACCACTGCATATTCCGTGATGACAGGTTTGCATATGACACGATATGCACAATCCCTTTGACTAGTCCTGGGGAAGTTTAGAAGGGCTTCTGGTGCTATATCACATCATACATAGTCACCTCAGAGTCCGTCAAAAACAGGCTAGTTCAGCACATGTTTACTGAGCCTTGTCACAGGTCTGTAACACCACAATTGGGGGGATGGTCCACACATGACTGTTAGGGACCTCTTTCCTGCTcccatatttttttcagaagcaaaattaCAAAGGGAATGCTTAGTTTTTCTGTCTGGCAGATGGATCTGAACAAGGCTTGCCAGGCTGTTAACATTAAGTAAAACATGCAACAAAACATATTTTGGAGCTTTGAGCCAGACTTTTGGACCATCTGGTCTTACTCAAATGAAGCCAAGGAAGGCATGGCCAACATAGAAATGCAGGAAGTATCACATGAGAGCAGAACAGGTCTACTTTCGTACCTGTTTAGGATTTCTGGCAGCAAAGTCTACTCTGGCATAGCTTGGCTGATTTCTTCATCTGAGATAGCCTCTCTGTCATAAGGTGCAATTGCTGCCCAGAATTACAGTACAAACACTGCAGCAGAGGCAGAATGAACTACAGAGTCCAGGTCCCTTGAGCTTCACACTTCACTGGGCCTCTTGGCAGCTCTCTGTTCAGTACTGGCTGAAACATGGTTGACTCTGACATGCTCATCTTTGATTATGGACCAATAAAGCCTGATGTTCCTGAGCTgctctacaaaagaaaaaaaaaactaaaagaagGTCTCAGGAGAGGAATTCTGTTGTTAAATTCCTAGTGACCAGAATCACATTCCCAAACGAACTTAGTCCTGAAACTCATAGTATTGATGTCTTGTTTCCTAGGACAATGATGAATCAGTAAAGCCAAGGCATCTTCTATCTGCAGGGCTGTCTGGGGCTATTTCTAACTCAGCATCTGAGCAGACATGAAAGAAAGTCCCAGTATGTCTCGGTCAACAATGTGAGATGCTGCAGGGACTCACCAATGCCAAAGCAttcaagaaaaagcagcaagcatCCACAGTGCAACCAGTATAGCTCTGCAGAAACATGGCATGCAAGGCAGATCCTTCCTGGCCTTTGTCAGCACTGTCTTCCAACAGTAAATGCTGTTACCACCCGTGCATGTATCAATCTTTTCTTACAGAACCATGCCTAATATATATGCAATAGTAAATTAATTCATGTGTAAAATGAAGTCACTCCTCTTCAAATGCATCATATCTTAGTGTTTAAATACGATGTCTTATGGGATAAGGTAAATCAGAAAGATGTTCTTCCTGAATACTAATGAATAGCAACCTTCCCAGGATGATCGTGCAGGACGGAAGCTAAATTTGTGCGGCTCTCATTTTTACCATAAGGATTTTAAAGAGGTCATCAATAGCTATGAAAAGAGGAGTAAGAGAGCAAATTTGACCCTGAGCAGTTACTGCTACTTGATGCATAGAAGCTATTACAGTCCTGAGCCTCACTCTCTCATTTACCTCTTTGCATAATCCAGAGAGCTGCAGCCCACAGAACACTGCTCTTTAATATTGATTTCTTTAAACAGATTACTGGTCCTATTGCAAAACGGACCTCAAGTTTAGTCTTTTCATGATGATGTACTGCCCCTTCTAAGCTGCTAAACATAACTGTGCCTCTTCATGGTTTCTGAACTTATATTTTGAGTAGGCCTGCCTAGAGCTGAATACTACTACATGCCTGAGATTTCAGAGGAACCACAGGTATTTCAGACCAACCTCACTCCTTCATGCTCCCTAAAAATCCAGGTCTCGTTGGTATTACTGTACAAAAGTCTCTATTCCCAACTATAATCTATCTGGAGATCTTTTCCACTTGCCACAAAATTGAGTAGTCAATTTGCTTTGTCTCCACATGAGATGTTAATGGTATTCCTGTGAGATGTCAGCTTCCATGAGGGCAGAAATGGGAGGTACTGCAGGATCACCTTTGCTAGGTGCGCTAGCATGTGTTGGTGCATTTCACTTACCCAAGTTGCAAAGAGTTGTCAGGCCTTCCTACAACCCTACAAAACCCTTCCAGTCCCAGACTAAGTTATTCACACATCTCAGGCGTGGTCTTTTGTGATGTTAGCTATCCAAGCGTTTGGGTATGGTATTTAGGTACCAATATTTTGGGTGTGGGTCAGGCAGATCTCTGGCTCTCAACCAGCAAGTTGGGCTCAGAAATAAGGAAGCAGCACATTATAGGCAAGGTAAAACACAGAACCCAAGGTCCTAAAATCTTGGGTGGCTCTTTGTGAGGTGTAGTGCATTCCTATACGAGCGCCCACAAACTTCAGCTGTTTTGAGGGCATCAGTCAAGTTCAACCAGACTTACTAGCTTTGTCCTAGTCCCAGAAAATGCCATGTCATTACATTCCCTCCTTATGTGGCTTTTCTAGCAGCCAGATTTTGACAGTCTCTGTCCCCCTTAGGTTTCAGACCTGGCACGTATGCCTGGATAGAAAACAATAAGTACAAACAGTCCTGAAATTCCTACTGTTAACAGTCTCACTCATAATCCTGTTACCCTGGAGAATGTCCTGCTCTCCAAAGAACAGACCCTCTTGGTCCCCACTTCCTAGCTGAAATAATTAACTGACACACCACCTCCTTGCTGCCCCTCACCCTTTTGTGGAGCAACTGAAAAACATTCACCAGATTATCTCATCCTTCTGTAAATCACTGCCTGGAGGTGCTTCTGGCCACAACGCCTACAGAACGCAATTATGTTGGTGGCATGCAATGAAACTTACTTTCATGTTTACAGACACAGCCTCATTGTGTCCACCTCTTGTCACCTATGGCTATTTGGTCACAACATAGTTTAAACTCTACAGAACCGACACATGATGCAGATGAATTTAGAGACAAGAGCCAGAAGAACAAACAATGGCCAACTTCAAATTACTGCTGATTCTTTGTGGTAACCTACCTGCCTTATCAAAAGGCCACTAAACAGAAAACCACACTGTCTTTAGCTGATATTTGTATGTTATCCTGGGTGAGTTTTCACAGTGCACATCTACCGACTGCATAGAAATAGTACTCACCTAAATCCCATCTCTGCAGCAACTACACAAGTTTTGAATGTGTACACATACAGACCTACCACAAACACACTTCATCTCCTACAACAGTCTTACTTTACATTAGACCACTGCAAAGCTGTAACTGTTTAGCTCTTGCTAAATACATTACAGATAAAGGGAGTACACAGAGCAGACCCATCTTCCTTTATTCACTTCATAAACTGTAGGCCAAGTCAAAATTTCAGAGGTACCAATGAAGATATGCCCTAGGTTAGCAATAGCTCACCTGTACCAGCGGTATTCCATGTCTGAATCTTAGTCTTATTGTGCTTCTTGTGTTCATATTGTGCTTAGCTTGCAATTTGTGATTTCCCATTTTCCAGATTGGTCAGGTCTCcagccagaaagaaaaacaactagcACCCTTTGTAGCAGTTTCTATGTAAAAGGCTTGGGGTCTCAGCCCCTTCAGGGCTAACAGAGCTCATATTTGTATACTAGACTCTGCAGGGTCATGTAACCAGCCTTGCCCCCTATTCCTTGGTgtatttattctcaaagccatcAGTAATCCTCTGCAGGGGGCAGAATAAAGCAACCTAAGATTTCTACAGTCAGAGTTTCAGCCCAGTACAGGCAACTACTGGAAGAACTAAGAAcgtttcttcctttctctcactaGGCACCCCATCTTCTCATTGGTGTGTTTCCCACAGAAAGAGCTTTGGCAAGAAAAGATTGCttacctttttctgttttgttattgtTAATGAATATACTGGTTTTAAACTACTATTCCTCTCcacccaaccaaaaaaaaaaaatattctaacaaATTCAAAGACCACCCTaacttttctctccttcccccaccaaAAGAACCAACTTCTTTGAGTTACAGTCCTTCTGCAGCAAGCACACAAACTGAGAGATGGTGGACTGACCACAAAATCTTGGGTTTTTTCCAGCTTGGTGAGCCTGTTCCCGAAAGATTACATAGAACTCCTCTCACATCCTGTTCACTTGCCAAATTACCTCAGAGAGAGctctccagcagcagcatctcttcaATGTTACTAGTATTTCAGTGTTAGGAGTCACTGGTACATTTCTCCTCACTTCCCTATTATTGCTGTTTGAATACGATGAGCGGATACACTGGGAGACTGAAAGGTGCTCCCACTGCCACACAGTATTTCTGAAGCTTGGTAAGAGGATACAAACCAGAGTCAACCCAGTGGCCACTAGCACACCAGCCTGTGgagtttcttgcttttcttctatGTGGTACAATTTATAAGAGTAGGAAGAGCAAGATAAAACAAACATGAGAACCTGTTTCTCAGGATGACTTCTCATTTCATGTCTATAAACACATGGACAAATAGGCAGAAAAGGGCACATTTATTGTTTCCCTAAATCTACCTGTTTCAGGTAGAACAAGACTGGACTGCTTTAGAAATCCTTTTGAAGAGTGTGTATCTCTG from Dromaius novaehollandiae isolate bDroNov1 chromosome 1, bDroNov1.hap1, whole genome shotgun sequence encodes the following:
- the LOC112990510 gene encoding cell surface glycoprotein CD200 receptor 1-B-like, with amino-acid sequence KLVGGPRTPFFCLPSRPSQDPQIILAVLWHHVSVGVEEGECIRAKSSQFFWNNKKSAAVGDSFALICSNKSDVIMVTWKISPKTGGHCTLGYRADLNQTNRTNCTENMSWKSRPDRDPTLQIQPVGRASEGNYICEMATREGNFHQTYHLTVLVPPELTVYCDSRGNPVCKAVAGKPAAQIWWVPASSSRPEEEDHGDETVTILSTFTGNGTDVNSATCFVSHPAMSYNQSIACPSSKLSSMHSAFKIPANVCVLKQTSVALDGLQQEPCS